The following proteins are encoded in a genomic region of Magnolia sinica isolate HGM2019 chromosome 1, MsV1, whole genome shotgun sequence:
- the LOC131247880 gene encoding uncharacterized protein LOC131247880: MELYDASDVVMCRAFSLTLSDVARLWFKQLKLKSISSFAELSNAFVTNFIGGKKKLKASVHLNNIVQKEGELKDYIKCFNLEALQVRKHSDETTLNAAMQGLRDKPFLFSLDKNPPSMLAEFMNWSQKYADTKESRIL; this comes from the coding sequence ATGGAGTTATACGATGCCTCAGACGTGGTCATGTGCCGAGCTTTTTCACTTACTCTATCCGATGTTGCTAGACTCTGGTTCAAACAATTAAAATTGAAGTCCATCAGTTCGTTTGCCGAACTCAGCAATGCGTTCGTCACGAACTTCATTGGGGGAAAGAAGAAACTTAAAGCATCGgtacatctgaacaacatagttcagaaagAAGGGGAACTCAAGGActacatcaaatgcttcaatcTCGAAGCCCTACAGGTCCGAAAGCACTCGGATGAAACAACCCTAAACGCCGCCATGCAAGGGCTAAGAGATAAGCCCTTTCTCTTCTCCTTAGACAAGAACCCCCCATCCATGTTGGCTGAGTTCATGAATTGGTCGCAGAAATACGCCGACACAAAGGAATCTAGGATCCTGTGA